In Gossypium arboreum isolate Shixiya-1 chromosome 6, ASM2569848v2, whole genome shotgun sequence, the following are encoded in one genomic region:
- the LOC108465436 gene encoding protein TIC 20-I, chloroplastic-like isoform X2 yields MILNGFTFPLRSVSVSSRLRKPVPCSSSFACSHHLTTTALFRSSSESGDVPFLRLSAASSPLLSGDLGGLSQALPSLPRRRGSNLVPRASKDVPYSFRFPPMTKKPKWWWRTLACLPYLMPLHETWM; encoded by the exons ATGATTCTGAATGGCTTTACCTTTCCGTTGAGGTCTGTTTCGGTGAGTTCAAGGCTTCGTAAGCCTGTGCCGTGTAGCTCTAGTTTTGCATGCTCTCATCATTTGACTACCACAGCTCTATTTCGAAGCAGCAGTGAATCTGGAG ATGTGCCTTTCTTGCGCCTTTCTGCTGCATCATCTCCATTGTTGAGTGGGGATCTAGGTGGTCTATCACAAGCTTTACCGTCATTACCTAGGCGTCGTGGATCTAATTTGGTGCCTCGAGCTTCAAAGGATGTCCCGTACAGTTTTCGTTTTCCACCGATGACTAAGAAACCCAAATGGTGGTGGAGGACTTTAGCGTGCCTTCCTTATTTAATGCCTCTTCACGAGACGTGGAT GTAA
- the LOC108465436 gene encoding protein TIC 20-I, chloroplastic-like isoform X1 produces MILNGFTFPLRSVSVSSRLRKPVPCSSSFACSHHLTTTALFRSSSESGDVPFLRLSAASSPLLSGDLGGLSQALPSLPRRRGSNLVPRASKDVPYSFRFPPMTKKPKWWWRTLACLPYLMPLHETWMYAETAYHLHPFLEDFEFLTYPFLGAIGSLPSWFLMAYFFVAYLGIVRRKEWPHFFRFHVVMGMLLEIALQVIGTVSRWMPLAIYWGKFGMQFWTAVAFAYLFTILECIRCALAGMYADIPFVCDAAYIQIPYD; encoded by the exons ATGATTCTGAATGGCTTTACCTTTCCGTTGAGGTCTGTTTCGGTGAGTTCAAGGCTTCGTAAGCCTGTGCCGTGTAGCTCTAGTTTTGCATGCTCTCATCATTTGACTACCACAGCTCTATTTCGAAGCAGCAGTGAATCTGGAG ATGTGCCTTTCTTGCGCCTTTCTGCTGCATCATCTCCATTGTTGAGTGGGGATCTAGGTGGTCTATCACAAGCTTTACCGTCATTACCTAGGCGTCGTGGATCTAATTTGGTGCCTCGAGCTTCAAAGGATGTCCCGTACAGTTTTCGTTTTCCACCGATGACTAAGAAACCCAAATGGTGGTGGAGGACTTTAGCGTGCCTTCCTTATTTAATGCCTCTTCACGAGACGTGGATGTATGCAGAAACAGCATATCATTTACACCCATTTTTAGAAGACTTTGAGTTTTTGACCTATCCGTTTCTCGGAGCCATTGGAAGTTTACCGAGCTGGTTCTTAATGGCATATTTCTTTGTTGCATATCTAGGGATAGTGAGAAGAAAAGAATGGCCCCATTTTTTCCGATTTCATGTTGTGATGGGCATGTTATTGGAAATTGCCTTGCAGGTAATAGGGACCGTGAGCCGGTGGATGCCACTCGCAATATATTGGGGTAAGTTCGGGATGCAATTTTGGACAGCCGTGGCATTTGCTTACCTCTTCACCATTTTGGAGTGCATAAGATGTGCACTTGCCGGTATGTACGCTGACATTCCTTTTGTATGTGATGCTGCTTATA
- the LOC108465435 gene encoding BEL1-like homeodomain protein 7, with protein sequence MATYYPSFTNRRDDLSIEDEKPVPYRASSMGEFTGILSGTSLIPPCSDSLQTVNGRLNITTSVVNCQSQGLSLSLGSEIPPDVSLPSLPCQYQAYSDIYQFQPGFTSTISNSKYLKVVQDLLNEVINVQQALRQPDFDKNMSSQLKSSESNESINNLSKISPTERQELQNKKTRLLSMLDEVDRRYRQYYHQMKILVSSFDSAAGCGAAKPYTSLALQTISQHFRCLRDAISNQIQLTQRSLGEHDNSSNNQGSVIPRLRYVDHQLRQQRALQQFGVMRNAWRPQRGLPESSVSVLRAWLFEHFLHPYPKDSEKIMLAKQTGLTRNQVANWFINARVRLWKPMIEEMYKEEFGEMDSNFKSSLENAAKATGENSSASEDRGEELHENITSKVACADNIQPGQVQYPKPDHIPDVEPNRPTARSMYQNIANPYPNTVIPSNQHGHGTLMTGDTMYDLTELNGFAVGNQVSLALGLQNHENKVFTMSGSTNHKVDSSVGSETVDFRFMEPGNQQDRFGNSHILHDFVV encoded by the exons ATGGCTACTTATTATCCAAGTTTTACCAATCGGAGAGATGATTTATCGATCGAGGACGAAAAACCAGTACCTTACCGAGCTTCTTCAATGGGGGAATTCACAGGGATCTTGTCTGGTACTTCATTGATTCCGCCTTGTAGTGACTCGTTACAAACGGTGAACGGGCGGTTAAACATTACAACAAGCGTGGTGAATTGTCAATCTCAGGGACTATCTCTTAGTCTTGGATCGGAGATACCACCAGATGTTTCTTTGCCTTCGTTGCCGTGTCAATACCAGGCTTATTCTGATATATATCAGTTTCAACCGGGCTTTACGAGTACTATTTCGAACTCGAAATATCTCAAGGTTGTTCAAGATTTGCTTAACGAAGTGATTAATGTACAACAAGCTTTGAGACAACCCGATTTCGATAAAAACATGAGCTCTCAACTGAAATCATCCGAGTCTAACGAGTCGATTAATAACCTTTCCAAGATATCACCTACGGAACGACAAGAATTGCAGAACAAGAAGACAAGGCTCTTGTCCATGCTTGATGAG GTTGATAGACGATACAGGCAATATTACCATCAGATGAAAATCTTGGTGTCGTCTTTCGACTCGGCAGCTGGTTGTGGGGCGGCTAAACCGTACACTTCACTTGCCCTGCAAACAATTTCCCAACATTTCCGTTGTTTACGTGATGCAATCAGCAACCAAATTCAATTGACACAAAGAAGTCTCGGAGAgcacgataattcatcgaacAATCAAGGATCAGTAATACCGCGTCTACGTTATGTCGATCATCAGCTTAGACAACAACGAGCTCTTCAACAATTCGGTGTGATGCGAAACGCTTGGAGGCCTCAACGAGGACTTCCTGAAAGCTCTGTTTCTGTCCTGCGCGCTTGGCTTTTTGAGCATTTTCTCCATCC GTATCCAAAGGATTCGGAGAAAATAATGCTTGCAAAGCAGACAGGTCTGACCCGAAACCAG GTTGCAAACTGGTTCATCAATGCTCGGGTGCGTCTTTGGAAACCAATGATCGAAGAGATGTACAAAGAAGAGTTTGGTGAAATGGACTCGAACTTCAAATCTTCTTTGGAAAATGCAGCCAAAGCAACTGGTGAGAATTCTTCGGCATCCGAGGATAGAGGCGAAGAGTTGCACGAGAATATTACATCCAAAGTTGCTTGTGCTGATAATATCCAACCAGGACAAGTTCAATACCCGAAACCGGATCATATCCCCGATGTAGAACCGAACAGGCCAACCGCAAGATCAATGTACCAAAACATTGCTAACCCTTATCCCAACACTGTAATCCCATCCAACCAACATGGTCATGGTACCCTTATGACCGGTGATACCATGTATGACTTAACAGAATTGAACGGTTTTGCGGTTGGCAATCAAGTTTCACTTGCACTCGGTTTACAGAATCATGAAAACAAAGTATTTACCATGTCCGGATCAACTAACCACAAGGTGGATTCGTCGGTAGGATCAGAGACGGTGGATTTCCGTTTCATGGAACCAGGAAATCAACAAGACAGGTTTGGAAATTCTCATATATTGCATGATTTTGTAGTCTGA